Part of the Candidatus Thermoplasmatota archaeon genome, ATTGCACGACGACGACGTCTTGCCCCCGAACCGGCGTCGTGAGGCGGGCGTACGCCTCCCCGTCCGGGAAGCGCTTGGTCTCCACGCGGGCAAGCGGCACGCCCAGTTGGTCGGCCAGGCGCTTGGACAAAACAGGGTTCTGCGGCCCCGACACGACCAGCATCGAGGCGGGAAACCGCCGATCCCTCCAAAAAGGAATGCCTTGATTTCAGCCCTGCTCCCGTTACCACAAATCATATATGTAGTGGGACCATGAAAGAAACTCGGACGTGGCCCAGCACCGGAGCCCTACGTTACTTATAACGCTCTTGCGCCGGTGAGGGGACCCGCGTCGATCCGCCAGGCGTTGCGATGAACGAGACGAAACAGGTCGACGAGTGGGTCAAGGAGCAGGATTTCTCCACGACGGAGGACATCAAGGTTCCGGACCGGCTCATCGACCAGGTCATCGGCCAGGAGAAGGCCGTCGAGGTGATGCGGAAGGCCGCGGAGCAGCGGCGCCACGTCATGCTCATCGGCGACCCCGGAACGGGCAAGTCCATGCTCGCCAAGGCCATGAGCGAGCTTCTGCCGCCCGAGGAACTCGAGGACATCATCGCCTACCCCAATCCCGACGACAATCACCAGCCGCGCATCCGGGTCGTGCCGGCCGGCAAGGGCAAGGAGATCGTCTCCGCCCAGAAGGCCGAGGCGCAACGCAAGCAGGAGCGCAAGGCCACCATGCAGCTCCTCGTGGTCGTGGCCCTCATCGCGCTTGGCGTCGCCATGTTCCTTGCAAGCCAGCCGCACGAGCCCATGTTCCTCCTGCTGGGACTCTTTGGCGCGCTCATCCTCTTCATGATCATGCGGCAGATGACGGTTCGCGAGACGTCGCTTGTCCCCAAGCTCCTCGTGAGCCACACGCCCGGCGAGAAGCCCCCGTTCGTCGACGGCACGGGCAGCCACGCGGGCTCGCTTTTGGGCGACGTGCGCCACGACCCCTTCCAGTCGGGCGGCCTCGAGACGCCCGCGCACGACCGCGTCGAGGCCGGGGCCATCCACAAGGCGCACAAGGGCGTGCTCTTCATCGACGAGATCAACATGCTCCGCATGGAGAGCCAGCAGTCGCTGCTCACCGCCCTCCAGGAGCGGAAGTTCCCGATCCTCGGCCAATCCGAGCGCTCCAGCGGCGCGATGGTGAAGACGGAGTCCGTGCCGTGCGACTTCGTGCTCGTCGCGGCGGGCAACATGGACGCGCTCAAGGGCCAGGAAGGCAACCCCTTCCACCCGGGCATGCACCCGGCGCTCCGCTCGCGCATCCGCGGGTACGGCTACGAAGTCTTCATGAACAGCACGATGGACGATTCCGACGAGAACCGCTGGAAGCTCGTCCGCTTCGTGGCGCAAGAGGTCAAGAAGGACACGAAGATCCCGCATTTCGACAAGATGGCCGTCGCCGAGATCCTTCGCGACGCCCAGCGGCGCAGCGGCCGGCGCGGCAAGCTCACGCTTCGCCTGCGCGAGCTTGGCGGCCTCGTGCGCGTGGCCGGGGACGTGGCCATCGAAGCAAAGGCGCCGCTTGTCACGCAGACCCACGTCGTGAAGGCCAAGATGATCGCGCGCTCGCTTGAGCAGCAGGTCGTCGACCAGATGATCGAGCACCGCCGCGAGTACCGCACGTTCCGCGTGAGCGGCGGCGCCATCGGCCAGGTGAACGGCCTTGCCGTCTTCATGGGCGGCGAGGTGGGCGAGCCCTCGGGCATCGTCATGCCGATTGCCGCCGAGGTGACGCCCTCCCAAAGCAAGAGCGAGGGCAAGGTCATCGCGACGGGCAAGCTTGGCGACATCGCCCGCGAAGCGGTCCAGAACGTGGCCGCCGTGATCAAGAAGCACACGGGCGTCGACGTCACGACGCACGACATCCACATCCAGTTCGTTCTCGCGCACGAGGGCGTCGAGGGCGACTCGGCCTCCATCTCGGTGGCGACGGCCGTCATCAGCGCGCTCGAGGAGATCGAGGTCGACCAGGGCGCGGCCATGACCGGATCGCTGTCCATCCGCGGCGACGTGCTCCCCGTGGGAGGCGTCACGGCCAAGATCGAGGCGGCCGCCGAGGCGGGCCTGAAGAAGGTCATCATCCCAAGGGCAAACCTCCAGGACGTCCTCATCGAGGAGCGCTACCGCGACCGCATCAAGATCGTGCCCGTGGAGACGCTCGACGAGGTCCTCCAGGAAGTCCTCATGACAAGCCCCAAGAAGAAGGGCCTCGTGGAGAAGCTCGCCAAGTTCATGCACAAGACGAGCACGACGCTTGGAACGGGCGTTCCGGGCGCCGGCGTGCCGGCCGGCGCAAGCGGCGCCACGAAGACGCCCGGCCTCTAGCGCGGTGCCTTCGTTCGAAACCTCTTGGATGCGTTTGCGCGAGCGTGCGCACGCACCCGAGCGAAACGGACCGTATATAAAGCCGGCCGTCGTTACGGCGCAACGCCGTCGCCCATGCTCCAGGATATAAAGATCGGGATCACCGGCCTGCCGCAGGTCGGCAAGACCGCCACGCTTCTCAAGATCGTCGAGAAGCTCGAAGGACGCGACGTCATCGTGGGCGGCATGGTCACGGAGCCCTTCGTCGAGAACGGCAAGCGCGCCGGATTCAAGATCGTGAACTGGCTCACGAAGGAAGAAGGCGTCCTTGCGCGCGAGGGGGCGACCGGCGACGTGCGCACGGGCAAGTACGGCGTCGATCTCGACGTCCTCGAGACCGTGGGCGTCACGGCCATCCGACAAGCCATCGCGGAGGCCGAAGTCATCGTCATCGACGAGGTTGGCAAGATGGAGATGGAAAGCGACACCTTCTGCCAGGCGGTCAAGGACGCGCTCGACACGCCAAAGCCCCTCATCATGACGCTCCACAAGAAGTCCCGCAACCCGCTCTTGCAGGACATCCGGCGGCGCGACGACATCCGCATCCTGGAAGTCACGCGGATCAATCGCAACTTGTTGCCGTACAAGATCGAGAAGCTCCTAGAAGGAGAGAACATCTAGGAGTGGCAAGAACGTCGCGAACGGAACGTCGAGAGCAGGCGCGCGACCCGTTCCGGGGCGCGCCCGACCCGCTTGGTCTCAGGGCAGCGTATGCGCCCCGTGCGCCAATAGTTGGCCCACGTGCGGCACCGTCACAACGGTACCACTCCCGAGGAACGTGTAATAGCCATGGTCGGTGACCTCCGCGCGCACATAGAGCGCCGCTCCTGCGCCGTCGGCGGATCGGATCCACTGCAGGTCGTCGGCGGTGGGAGGCGAGACGCGAACGAGACCGCCTAGGACCGTCGATTCGGACGTCTTCACGCGATCCTCGTCGTACACGTAGTACGCCGAGACGGTGATCGCGTAGTCCCGCGAGCCTACGTTTGCGCAAAGGCACGTATTGCCCAGCGGGATGAGAGGACCCACGGGACCCAAGGTTGCCTTCGAGAGACAGGCGAGGTTGACGGTCTGCGGCGGCGCGTTGCCGCCCAGCCGCACGTCGAGGCAGATCTGGCCTTGCCCGTTGTCGTAAACGCTAAGGTTGCCCGCGGAAGCGGTTGCGCGAGGCGTCCCGCCGGGAACGGGGCGAACGACGGTTGGCGCCAAGAGATCCTTCACGACACCTCCAACGACAAACGACCACTCGCGCGTTTGGTATGTCCACTTGCAGTTCCAGCTTGCGTCGCACACGGTGCTGCTGTATTGCGCCCACGCACGGTGAACCCCGAAGGAAAATTCGGGGTCGGGCGAAAAGCTTGCGACGACGTCCTGGGGGGGAAGCAGGGAACCGTAGCGGTACACGGAACCCTCGGCGACCGCCTGCCCGTCGACGTGAAGCGCGACATACGAACTCTGGTAGAACACGTTTGGGCACGACTCGTGCGAAAGCCGAGCCTCAACGACAGAGTTTGCGGGCAACTTGTGCCCGGTCGGAGTGCCCGACGGCGTGAAAACGCAGTCTTGTACGTTTGCGGACGCAGGCGCGGGAAGCCCGGCGGACACGAGGGTGATCGAGAAGACTAGGACAAACAACAAGCGCATGCGTCAACTCTCCCGGCCGTGCAGGCGGTCCAGGCGCTATATCAGGGTTTTCACGACAATCTGTTCGGAACGCACGCGGGAGCATCCGACATCATACGACGTTGCGAAGTTCACTTGAGCCCGATCGCGTCCCTCGCGATGACCAAACGCTGAATCTCCGACGTTCCTTCGTAGATCTCCGTGATCTTCGCGTCGCGCATGTAGCGCTCGACGGGGAAGTCCGTCGTGTAGCCGGCGCCGCCGTGCACCTGCACGGCGTCGATCGCGTTCTTCATGGCCGCTTCGCTCGCAAAGAGCTTGGCCATCGCGGAGGCCGTTCCGAACTTCTCGCCCTGCTGGCAGAGGAAGGCCGCGCGCCACGTGAGCACGCGGGAGGCCTCGGCCGCCACGTGCATGTCGGCGATCATGTGCTGGATCGCCTGGTGGTGCGCGATGGGCTTGCCAAACGCGTGGCGCTCCTTCGCGTACGCGGCGGCGGCGTCCACGCACGCCTGCGCGATGCCGACGGCCTGCGCGGCGATGCCGATCCGGCCCCGGTCGAGCGTGGCCATGGCGATCTTGAACCCTTCACCCTCCTGCCCGAGGAGGTTCTCGACGGGGATTTCACAGTTGTCGAAGAAGAGTTGCGTGCTGTGCGCCGCGCGGATGCCCATCTTGTCCTCGGGCGGCGACCAGGTGAACCCGGGCGTGCCGGCCTCGACCACGAAGGCGCTGATGCCGCGGTGCTTGGCCGCCACGTCGGTCTTGGCGAAGACAACGTAGATTCCCGCGTGGCCGCCGTTTGTGATGAAGTTCTTCTGGCCGGAGAGGACGTACGAGCCGCCCTTCTTCACGGCGACCGTCGTCATGGCGGCCGGGTCGCTTCCGGCGTTGGGCTCCGAGAGGGCAAACGCGCCAAGCTTGGCGCCCGTGGCAAGGGGGCGCAGGAAGCGCTCCTTCTGCGCGTCGTTCGAGAAGGCGTTGAGGGGGTAGCCCGCGAGCGTATTCGTGACGGAGACGATGACGCTCGTGGCCGCGCACGCGCGGGCGAGTTCCTCGAGCGCCACGACGTAGGAGACGTAGTCGAAGCCCGCGCCGCCCCACTCCGCCGGGGCCGTCATGCCCAGAAGGCCAAGCTCGGCCATCCGCGGGATGTTCTCCGTGGGGAACCGCTTCTCGCGGTCGATCGCCGCGGCGATGGGGGCAACGTTCTTCTCGGCGAACTCGCGCACCATCTTGCGGACGGCTTCCTGCTCGTCGCTCAGGCGGAAGTCCATGCCCCGCTACCCGCCGACGGGAACCATCTCGTAGTGGTCCACGACCTGATCCTGGACGAAGTCGACCTCGTTGGCCAGGAGCTTGGGCTTTCGCCAGTTGGCCCCCGCGAAGGCGATGAGGTCTTCTTTGGATTCCCACACGCTCACGAGGACGTACTCCTCCTGGCCGCGTTCGAGGGGCCGGCCGAAGTTGACCCACCGCACGCCCTTCTGGGCTTGGAGCTGCGGGACGGCCGTCTGGATATAGTAGTCCTCCAGCGCCTTTTCCTTCCCAGGGCGCGGACGGGCGCGGAAGACGCGAACGATCATCGGGGTACCCGAAGCAGGCAGGACGGGAAAAACGTTTGGGGCGGACTTGGCCGCCTGGGGTCCGCGGGCCGTCAGGACCGCCGAAGCGCCTCCTTGGGGCGCCGGCGCCGGGTGGCGCGGACAAGCTCGTCCGTGGCGCGGCGGACCAGCTGCTGCACGCCGCGCTTGGTGTAGCGGGAGAAGATGCGGATCATGAGGAGGCTTGCGGCCACGAGGAGGACGGCCTGGAGCAGGCCCAAGGCCGTCGTGATCGTCTTGAGCGTCCGATCGTCGATGGACGGGACGAGCTGGTAGGTCACGAGGAAGGGAAGGAGGGCTTGAACGGATTCGAGGAGAAGGAACACGGCAAGGAGGGCCAAGGGAAGACGCAGCGCGTTGGCCCGAAGGTAGAGGATCTCCTGCGCAAAGGCGCCCAACGGGTTCGCGTACAGGAGCATCGCCAACCGGACGACGACCACGACGAAGGCCAACGCGGCAAGCGCCGAC contains:
- the lonB gene encoding ATP-dependent protease LonB, giving the protein MNETKQVDEWVKEQDFSTTEDIKVPDRLIDQVIGQEKAVEVMRKAAEQRRHVMLIGDPGTGKSMLAKAMSELLPPEELEDIIAYPNPDDNHQPRIRVVPAGKGKEIVSAQKAEAQRKQERKATMQLLVVVALIALGVAMFLASQPHEPMFLLLGLFGALILFMIMRQMTVRETSLVPKLLVSHTPGEKPPFVDGTGSHAGSLLGDVRHDPFQSGGLETPAHDRVEAGAIHKAHKGVLFIDEINMLRMESQQSLLTALQERKFPILGQSERSSGAMVKTESVPCDFVLVAAGNMDALKGQEGNPFHPGMHPALRSRIRGYGYEVFMNSTMDDSDENRWKLVRFVAQEVKKDTKIPHFDKMAVAEILRDAQRRSGRRGKLTLRLRELGGLVRVAGDVAIEAKAPLVTQTHVVKAKMIARSLEQQVVDQMIEHRREYRTFRVSGGAIGQVNGLAVFMGGEVGEPSGIVMPIAAEVTPSQSKSEGKVIATGKLGDIAREAVQNVAAVIKKHTGVDVTTHDIHIQFVLAHEGVEGDSASISVATAVISALEEIEVDQGAAMTGSLSIRGDVLPVGGVTAKIEAAAEAGLKKVIIPRANLQDVLIEERYRDRIKIVPVETLDEVLQEVLMTSPKKKGLVEKLAKFMHKTSTTLGTGVPGAGVPAGASGATKTPGL
- a CDS encoding NTPase, with translation MLQDIKIGITGLPQVGKTATLLKIVEKLEGRDVIVGGMVTEPFVENGKRAGFKIVNWLTKEEGVLAREGATGDVRTGKYGVDLDVLETVGVTAIRQAIAEAEVIVIDEVGKMEMESDTFCQAVKDALDTPKPLIMTLHKKSRNPLLQDIRRRDDIRILEVTRINRNLLPYKIEKLLEGENI
- a CDS encoding acyl-CoA dehydrogenase is translated as MDFRLSDEQEAVRKMVREFAEKNVAPIAAAIDREKRFPTENIPRMAELGLLGMTAPAEWGGAGFDYVSYVVALEELARACAATSVIVSVTNTLAGYPLNAFSNDAQKERFLRPLATGAKLGAFALSEPNAGSDPAAMTTVAVKKGGSYVLSGQKNFITNGGHAGIYVVFAKTDVAAKHRGISAFVVEAGTPGFTWSPPEDKMGIRAAHSTQLFFDNCEIPVENLLGQEGEGFKIAMATLDRGRIGIAAQAVGIAQACVDAAAAYAKERHAFGKPIAHHQAIQHMIADMHVAAEASRVLTWRAAFLCQQGEKFGTASAMAKLFASEAAMKNAIDAVQVHGGAGYTTDFPVERYMRDAKITEIYEGTSEIQRLVIARDAIGLK
- a CDS encoding antibiotic biosynthesis monooxygenase family protein; translation: MIVRVFRARPRPGKEKALEDYYIQTAVPQLQAQKGVRWVNFGRPLERGQEEYVLVSVWESKEDLIAFAGANWRKPKLLANEVDFVQDQVVDHYEMVPVGG